From the genome of Gracilibacillus salitolerans, one region includes:
- a CDS encoding peptidylprolyl isomerase, giving the protein MKKLAISATIAASVIALSACSSDDSETVVETDSGSVTKDAFYEELKAANGEQVLQQLVLETILEDKYDVSDEEVDNEIETFKEQYGEQWDMVLTQSGYADEEAFRDDLRVQLLQEKAATEDIEVTDEEIQKHYERMQTNLVASHILVEDEDTANEVIDQLNDGEDFAALAEEYSSDTGSAADGGNLGEFGAGEMVPEFEDAAYNLEIDEISEPVQSTHGFHVIKVTDRVEAEDVEPLEDVEDQIKRDIASTKIDQAALQTKIQDLMKDANIDVQIEEFEDLFTFEEPPVEEPAPEGTPEEPTEEESAEEETE; this is encoded by the coding sequence ATGAAAAAATTAGCAATCTCTGCAACAATTGCAGCAAGCGTTATCGCACTTTCCGCATGTTCTTCAGATGATTCTGAGACGGTAGTGGAAACAGATTCAGGTAGTGTTACAAAGGATGCATTTTATGAAGAATTGAAGGCAGCCAATGGCGAACAAGTTCTCCAACAATTGGTGCTCGAAACAATTCTTGAAGATAAATATGACGTATCCGATGAAGAAGTTGATAATGAAATCGAAACATTTAAAGAGCAGTATGGTGAGCAATGGGACATGGTCTTAACTCAAAGTGGTTATGCAGATGAAGAAGCATTCCGTGATGATTTGCGTGTCCAACTGCTTCAAGAAAAAGCTGCGACCGAAGATATAGAAGTAACTGATGAAGAAATTCAAAAGCATTATGAAAGAATGCAAACAAATCTAGTTGCTAGCCATATTCTTGTTGAAGATGAAGATACCGCAAATGAAGTTATTGACCAGTTAAATGATGGGGAAGATTTTGCAGCTCTAGCAGAAGAATATTCTAGCGATACAGGTAGTGCTGCTGACGGTGGTAATTTAGGAGAATTTGGTGCAGGTGAAATGGTTCCTGAATTTGAAGATGCAGCATACAATCTTGAAATTGATGAAATTAGTGAGCCTGTCCAATCTACACATGGCTTCCACGTTATTAAAGTTACAGACCGTGTAGAAGCGGAAGATGTAGAACCACTAGAAGATGTAGAAGATCAAATCAAAAGAGATATTGCATCGACTAAAATTGATCAAGCAGCTCTACAAACTAAAATTCAAGATTTAATGAAAGATGCTAATATTGATGTTCAAATCGAAGAATTCGAAGATTTATTCACATTTGAAGAACCACCTGTAGAAGAGCCAGCTCCTGAAGGCACACCAGAAGAGCCTACTGAAGAAGAATCTGCAGAAGAAGAAACTGAATAA
- a CDS encoding hydrolase, with protein MMNSLKYFYEMITIDYKLTDQQKQDLSINFPAPPLPEAMKGVHLNTLTKGTPVSARVLLNEFEVRKTKTNKSFLKVTLSDQSGNISAKMWDNNGEVDAMLPVLEQKGVFDIRGQVDEFNGFKSVTVYEMTPCKDDIDPFTLLAYTQQDIEALRDELFAYLYELQQPYQDIALKAMEQLWEGFRISPAAKGFHHNYLGGLLKHTVGLMRFCRYITIQSDNPFRAVMQLINKVETEYKLEIWNSLKEDNARPTYVWKDCIDHLYHMVHGMAEFKYDSINYDALITSILFHDIGKLAEYDYAGKSFDIFHFLFPTGEFKDPNRKQAGIAMDPLGVNIGHIPYGVMLLSKVIEHHKISVTMEDIHLMSHCILCHHGLPEWGSAVRKPSNLEGYIIHIVDYLDSRYENTEADEEK; from the coding sequence ATGATGAACTCGCTGAAGTATTTTTATGAGATGATTACGATTGATTATAAGTTGACAGATCAACAAAAACAGGATCTCTCTATTAATTTCCCCGCTCCACCTTTACCAGAAGCTATGAAAGGGGTACATTTGAATACTTTAACAAAAGGTACACCCGTTTCAGCTAGGGTTTTATTAAATGAATTCGAAGTAAGAAAAACGAAAACAAATAAATCCTTTTTAAAAGTTACATTGAGTGACCAATCTGGAAACATTTCCGCCAAAATGTGGGATAACAATGGGGAAGTTGATGCGATGCTTCCTGTATTAGAACAAAAAGGTGTCTTTGATATCCGTGGTCAAGTCGATGAATTTAACGGCTTTAAAAGTGTCACTGTATATGAAATGACACCATGCAAGGATGACATTGATCCCTTTACATTGCTTGCTTATACACAACAGGATATAGAGGCATTGCGAGATGAACTGTTTGCCTATCTTTACGAATTACAACAGCCCTATCAAGATATTGCACTTAAAGCAATGGAACAACTCTGGGAAGGATTTCGCATCAGTCCTGCCGCGAAAGGGTTTCATCACAATTATTTGGGAGGTTTACTGAAACATACCGTTGGTCTGATGCGCTTCTGTAGATACATAACGATCCAATCAGATAATCCCTTCCGTGCCGTAATGCAGTTAATCAACAAAGTAGAAACCGAATATAAACTAGAAATTTGGAACTCTTTAAAAGAAGACAATGCCAGACCAACATATGTATGGAAAGACTGTATTGATCACCTCTATCATATGGTACATGGAATGGCTGAGTTTAAATATGACAGCATTAACTATGATGCACTGATTACAAGTATTTTGTTCCATGATATCGGTAAATTAGCAGAGTATGATTATGCTGGTAAATCCTTCGATATTTTTCACTTTCTCTTTCCCACAGGGGAATTTAAAGATCCAAATCGCAAACAGGCTGGAATTGCGATGGACCCATTAGGTGTAAACATTGGTCATATTCCATATGGGGTGATGTTATTATCTAAAGTAATTGAGCATCATAAAATTTCTGTCACGATGGAAGATATTCACTTAATGTCTCACTGTATCCTTTGCCACCATGGGTTACCAGAATGGGGAAGCGCCGTTCGTAAACCTAGTAATCTAGAAGGCTATATTATTCATATTGTCGATTACTTGGATAGCCGTTATGAAAATACAGAAGCAGATGAAGAAAAATAA
- a CDS encoding GNAT family N-acetyltransferase, translating to MEWHHNNYVISDDKYLLNLDIIYNLLKPTYWANDRSKETIKHSINNSFSFGVYLENKQIGFARVVSDQAVFSWILDVVIDPEYQGRGVGSILMQYILEHPSLKKTKFALATKDAQPFYETFNFIERPCMVRRIAKDEQ from the coding sequence ATGGAGTGGCATCACAATAACTATGTAATTAGTGATGATAAATATTTACTCAATCTGGACATCATTTATAATCTTTTAAAGCCGACTTATTGGGCGAATGATCGAAGCAAAGAAACGATAAAGCACAGTATAAATAATTCATTTTCTTTTGGGGTTTACCTTGAAAATAAACAAATTGGATTTGCTCGTGTCGTTTCAGATCAGGCAGTATTCTCATGGATATTAGATGTGGTAATTGACCCAGAATATCAGGGGCGCGGAGTTGGTTCCATACTCATGCAATACATACTGGAACACCCTTCACTTAAAAAGACAAAATTTGCTTTAGCTACTAAAGATGCTCAACCATTTTACGAAACATTTAACTTTATAGAACGGCCATGTATGGTACGAAGAATTGCAAAGGATGAACAGTAA
- a CDS encoding DedA family protein: MQDWFFTVMNEFGYLGIMFLIALENIFPPIPSEVVLTFGGFFTTVSSLHVVGVILSSTAGSVLGAIVLYLIGMQLNIQRLERIVDKWGHILRLKKEDIHKADAWFDKYGYWTIFFCRFIPLIRSLISVPAGMSQMNVSLFLVFTTLGTLIWNTVLVFLGAYVGESWEDIVYYFDIYSNFFYLLICFGFLFFIIRFLRRRK, translated from the coding sequence ATGCAAGATTGGTTCTTCACGGTAATGAATGAATTTGGTTATCTTGGTATTATGTTTTTAATTGCATTGGAAAATATCTTTCCACCTATCCCATCGGAAGTAGTATTAACTTTTGGTGGTTTTTTCACTACTGTATCCTCATTACATGTCGTTGGTGTAATTCTTTCGTCAACGGCCGGATCTGTTTTAGGAGCGATTGTATTATATCTGATTGGAATGCAACTCAACATCCAGCGATTAGAAAGAATCGTTGATAAATGGGGGCACATTCTTCGCCTCAAGAAAGAGGACATCCATAAAGCAGATGCATGGTTTGATAAATATGGCTATTGGACCATCTTCTTTTGTCGCTTTATTCCATTAATCCGCAGTCTTATTTCAGTTCCAGCTGGGATGTCGCAAATGAATGTTAGTCTATTTTTAGTCTTTACCACTCTTGGAACTTTAATCTGGAATACGGTCTTAGTTTTCTTGGGAGCTTATGTCGGGGAATCATGGGAAGATATTGTCTATTATTTTGATATTTATTCTAACTTTTTTTATCTTCTCATTTGCTTTGGGTTCTTATTCTTTATTATTCGTTTTTTAAGAAGAAGGAAATAA
- a CDS encoding GNAT family N-acetyltransferase, giving the protein MNIMYKNDITITPRDLSEVFHASGIKRPYDDLDRMQQMLDHANVLVTAWDQEKIVGVARGLTDFSYCCYLSDLAVVQAYQHQGIGKQLIEQVKEELNEHVALILLSAPSAMDYYPKVGFDKIENGYIIKRKK; this is encoded by the coding sequence ATGAATATTATGTATAAAAATGATATAACGATAACACCTAGGGATTTATCAGAAGTTTTTCATGCTTCTGGCATTAAAAGACCTTACGACGATTTAGATCGTATGCAGCAAATGCTCGATCATGCCAATGTATTAGTCACTGCTTGGGATCAGGAAAAAATAGTGGGGGTGGCAAGAGGACTGACTGATTTCAGTTATTGCTGTTACTTGTCAGACTTAGCCGTCGTTCAAGCCTATCAGCATCAGGGAATCGGCAAACAATTAATTGAACAAGTTAAAGAAGAACTAAATGAACATGTTGCCTTGATTCTACTGTCTGCACCATCTGCTATGGATTATTATCCAAAAGTGGGCTTTGATAAAATAGAAAATGGCTATATCATCAAAAGAAAAAAATAA
- a CDS encoding ATP-binding protein, translating to MRIESIHIYGFGKWIDQHFSFQQDGHIEIAGENESGKSTLRQFILYMLFGMKAKQIERFTPKKGSTVGGRLTISGLADQTVTIERVHGKHKNQAIIYGNNGAQMDEEWLQSALQGIDRKEFQSIYTFDAHDLKQIQDLNNESLHEVLLAVGMTGSDRIYHAERVLEKKLADWFKPYGKKPEINQLFQELADLKNELTNAKEKENQYQQRLVEIEQLEKHLFQLEQEKSSTKENQEQAEKRLTHYALIEDYYFTNAKLKRQNQNMMFPVEGLKRLNEWKDSILPLKSEEQVLRNNVAEIEQQINSLDLIPDEKLEKIEFGLKLKNEIDQIEAEIEQIRTRISTIEQEIITKLDSMQINLTIEQLRETELPFYLEEAWADLANQREKLTLEKQYLENDRSSTAKMKQELLEEKEQLQKSLLEQEQVKQYKNEIEQVNQVDNQTKQQAQFQKWLQTYQKQIKISSFALLIGFIIGVALFFVTDLVWSIVTVVLAIGQNIAMRLYGQAFKQWLQPGQEQLASLSQAEINERERIIQQQSELQHKLIEIEKERQKSQNEQLKQAERLSFLQERINQIEQKITDQQKQYPFLSNVELTYWPRLYQQVITQKEKLLDIKQLETETNNLEEHKREQQQTFDLLELATMDLKLTIQEEQARRTEYVQLQTRREELQSKLASIVEKQKPYQQEINQLLQKAEVETEEAFIEKGEEKEELDVLQQKSNQLYDSLAVIFTEGEIKQIADGDFEDEHTLQILRDECQQSVNETTEKIKEKQSLLSDQKASIAMLEANEDVSILKHQLAIKQEELQEAANQWAVYQVALANVTEAKSTYSQKYMPQVFEQASHYFNKLTLGRYQHIYIEDNETIIVEDREGFVFHVIELSQATKDQLYIAIRFALSHVMANRLALPFLIDDGFVHFDANRKEKVLEIVAELSKDHQVLYFTANATAKASITL from the coding sequence TTGCGAATAGAAAGCATACATATATATGGGTTTGGAAAATGGATCGATCAGCATTTCTCTTTTCAGCAGGATGGTCATATCGAGATTGCCGGGGAGAATGAATCTGGCAAATCAACGTTAAGGCAATTTATTTTATACATGTTGTTTGGCATGAAAGCGAAGCAGATAGAACGATTCACACCGAAAAAGGGATCAACAGTTGGCGGTAGGTTAACTATTTCCGGTCTTGCCGATCAGACCGTCACGATCGAACGAGTTCATGGAAAACATAAAAACCAGGCGATTATCTATGGAAACAATGGAGCACAAATGGATGAAGAGTGGTTACAATCCGCTTTACAAGGGATCGACCGAAAAGAGTTCCAATCGATCTATACATTTGACGCCCATGATCTAAAGCAAATTCAGGATCTTAACAATGAATCCTTGCATGAAGTATTATTAGCGGTTGGTATGACAGGGTCAGACCGTATTTACCATGCGGAAAGGGTATTAGAAAAAAAGCTGGCTGATTGGTTTAAACCGTATGGAAAAAAGCCGGAGATCAATCAACTTTTTCAAGAGTTAGCAGATCTCAAGAACGAGTTAACCAACGCCAAGGAAAAGGAAAATCAGTATCAACAGCGATTAGTGGAAATCGAACAATTAGAAAAGCACTTATTCCAATTAGAACAAGAAAAAAGCAGTACCAAAGAAAACCAGGAACAAGCTGAAAAACGGTTAACCCATTACGCTTTAATAGAGGATTATTATTTCACCAATGCGAAATTGAAAAGGCAAAATCAAAACATGATGTTCCCTGTTGAAGGTTTAAAACGTCTAAATGAATGGAAGGATTCGATTTTGCCTTTAAAAAGTGAAGAACAGGTACTTCGTAATAATGTAGCGGAAATCGAGCAACAGATAAACAGTTTGGATCTAATTCCTGACGAAAAATTAGAGAAAATAGAATTTGGTTTAAAATTGAAAAATGAAATCGATCAAATCGAAGCAGAAATCGAACAAATCAGAACACGCATCTCTACAATCGAACAAGAAATCATCACCAAGCTTGATAGTATGCAGATTAATCTGACAATCGAGCAATTACGAGAGACAGAACTTCCTTTCTATCTAGAAGAAGCATGGGCGGATTTAGCGAATCAGCGTGAGAAATTAACCTTAGAAAAACAGTACCTAGAAAATGATAGGTCATCAACAGCCAAAATGAAACAGGAATTGCTGGAAGAAAAAGAACAACTGCAAAAATCACTGTTGGAACAGGAACAAGTAAAACAATATAAAAATGAGATCGAACAAGTGAATCAAGTAGATAATCAAACCAAACAACAAGCACAATTTCAAAAATGGTTGCAAACATATCAGAAGCAAATAAAAATATCTAGTTTCGCTTTGCTTATTGGCTTCATAATAGGAGTAGCTCTTTTCTTTGTTACAGATCTAGTATGGTCTATTGTCACAGTTGTTCTTGCCATTGGTCAGAACATCGCAATGAGATTATATGGACAAGCATTCAAACAATGGTTACAGCCAGGTCAAGAACAGCTAGCATCCTTAAGTCAAGCGGAAATTAATGAGCGGGAGCGGATTATCCAGCAACAATCAGAGCTCCAACATAAGTTAATTGAAATTGAAAAAGAAAGGCAGAAATCTCAAAATGAACAGTTAAAACAAGCGGAAAGACTTTCTTTTTTACAGGAACGTATAAACCAAATTGAACAGAAAATAACCGATCAGCAAAAGCAATATCCTTTTTTGAGCAATGTAGAATTGACCTATTGGCCAAGGCTTTATCAACAAGTAATTACTCAAAAAGAGAAACTCTTAGATATTAAACAATTAGAAACGGAAACTAATAACCTTGAAGAGCATAAAAGAGAACAGCAACAGACCTTTGATTTACTGGAATTAGCCACGATGGATCTGAAACTAACCATCCAAGAGGAACAGGCAAGAAGAACTGAATACGTGCAACTACAAACGAGAAGAGAAGAACTGCAATCAAAATTGGCTTCCATTGTAGAGAAACAAAAACCGTATCAACAGGAAATCAATCAATTATTACAAAAAGCGGAAGTGGAGACAGAGGAAGCATTTATCGAAAAGGGAGAGGAAAAAGAAGAACTTGATGTGTTACAGCAGAAAAGCAATCAGTTATATGATAGCTTAGCTGTTATATTTACCGAAGGAGAGATCAAGCAAATCGCTGATGGGGATTTTGAGGATGAACATACCTTGCAAATCTTACGTGATGAATGTCAACAATCAGTCAATGAAACTACTGAAAAAATAAAAGAAAAACAATCTTTATTAAGTGATCAAAAAGCAAGTATCGCTATGTTAGAAGCAAATGAAGATGTTTCCATTCTTAAGCATCAATTGGCGATAAAACAAGAAGAATTACAAGAAGCAGCAAATCAATGGGCCGTTTACCAAGTGGCATTGGCAAACGTAACGGAAGCAAAATCAACGTATTCACAAAAATATATGCCGCAAGTATTTGAACAGGCAAGTCATTATTTTAACAAACTGACATTAGGCCGGTACCAGCACATATATATAGAAGATAATGAAACGATCATTGTAGAAGACAGAGAAGGTTTTGTTTTTCATGTAATCGAATTATCACAGGCAACCAAGGATCAATTATATATTGCCATTCGCTTTGCGTTAAGTCATGTCATGGCCAACCGGTTAGCGCTACCTTTTTTGATTGATGATGGTTTCGTACATTTTGATGCTAATCGAAAGGAAAAAGTATTAGAGATTGTCGCAGAATTAAGCAAGGATCATCAAGTATTATATTTCACTGCTAATGCGACAGCAAAAGCAAGTATTACATTATAA
- a CDS encoding metallophosphoesterase family protein, translating to MRKKISFIHCADLHLDSPFKGLKNIPTELLTDIRNSTFQALENLTEQAIMLQVDFVLLVGDIFDQEEQSMQAHMALRKAFQRLQEHQITVYLSFGNHDYLNSQSFPRNYPDNVYIFDKEAVTSYPFVKNDQVQARIYGFSYENRAVLENKTKEYQKTDDHCFHIATLHGSIGNENIQDHAAYAPFQLTELKQAGFDYWALGHIHKREILTERPPVVYPGNIQGRSTKETGEKGCYLVTLSEHEPELEFLPLSSIIFEKVPVDASGWVDITSVTEQLKELTNSFTTVKTLIQLEFYQVAEDKEIWFINGQLLEVLDYLNQESKHHYMIGYKWAKAPKRSEWQQGGRFLEELATAFQVTNLEQSISPLWQHTEGRKWLSKLVEDDHNEIQREAEYLLDQLLHEKEG from the coding sequence ATGAGAAAGAAGATTTCTTTTATTCATTGTGCGGATTTACATTTAGATAGTCCTTTTAAAGGCTTGAAAAACATTCCGACTGAGCTATTAACAGACATTAGAAATAGTACGTTTCAAGCTTTAGAAAATCTAACCGAACAAGCAATAATGCTTCAAGTAGATTTTGTTTTATTGGTAGGGGATATTTTTGATCAGGAAGAACAAAGCATGCAAGCACATATGGCATTGCGAAAGGCTTTTCAAAGATTACAAGAACATCAGATAACGGTATACCTCTCTTTCGGTAATCATGATTACTTGAACAGCCAGTCATTCCCGCGCAACTATCCTGATAATGTCTATATCTTTGATAAGGAAGCTGTTACTTCCTACCCGTTTGTCAAAAATGATCAAGTACAGGCAAGAATCTATGGATTCAGTTACGAAAATCGAGCAGTACTTGAGAATAAAACAAAAGAATACCAGAAAACAGACGATCATTGCTTCCATATCGCGACTTTACATGGAAGTATTGGCAATGAAAACATACAAGATCATGCAGCCTATGCTCCCTTTCAATTAACGGAATTAAAACAAGCTGGATTTGATTATTGGGCATTAGGGCATATACATAAACGAGAAATATTAACAGAAAGACCGCCAGTAGTTTATCCAGGTAATATCCAAGGTAGGTCAACGAAAGAAACAGGGGAGAAGGGATGTTATCTTGTCACCTTATCTGAGCATGAGCCAGAATTAGAGTTCCTACCTTTATCATCTATTATATTTGAAAAAGTTCCAGTAGATGCCAGTGGATGGGTAGATATCACAAGTGTGACAGAACAGCTGAAAGAACTTACGAATAGTTTCACGACAGTAAAAACGTTAATCCAGCTGGAATTTTATCAAGTAGCTGAAGATAAGGAAATCTGGTTCATCAATGGTCAGTTATTAGAAGTGCTTGACTATCTGAATCAGGAATCAAAACATCACTATATGATCGGCTATAAATGGGCAAAAGCACCGAAACGTTCTGAATGGCAACAGGGCGGCCGTTTTTTGGAAGAGTTGGCAACTGCTTTTCAAGTAACTAACCTGGAACAATCCATCAGTCCATTATGGCAGCACACGGAAGGTAGAAAATGGCTATCGAAGTTGGTAGAGGATGACCACAACGAGATCCAACGAGAAGCAGAGTATTTATTAGATCAACTACTGCATGAAAAGGAGGGGTAA
- a CDS encoding GNAT family N-acetyltransferase, translating into MTIQLIRPTKVLEQEYQEFYWEWKRSGEKLIPSIIEKFPDDIDCFLQFIDNNEKGKNLPDGWVPDSTFWLVKGKLIIGVVNIRHQLTEMLLTIGGHIGYGIRPSERRKGYATKILELALLEAKRVGINKALVTCDADNIGSLKAILKNGGIEDEEFIEDDGNVVKRFWIEL; encoded by the coding sequence ATGACTATTCAACTCATTAGACCTACAAAAGTGTTAGAACAAGAATATCAGGAGTTCTATTGGGAGTGGAAAAGAAGTGGGGAAAAACTGATTCCTTCGATAATCGAAAAATTCCCTGATGATATAGACTGTTTTCTGCAATTTATTGATAATAATGAAAAAGGAAAGAACCTCCCAGATGGATGGGTTCCTGATTCTACTTTTTGGCTGGTAAAGGGCAAATTGATTATCGGTGTCGTAAATATTAGACATCAATTAACCGAGATGCTCCTTACTATCGGCGGTCATATCGGGTACGGTATTCGGCCGAGTGAAAGAAGAAAAGGTTATGCCACCAAAATTCTTGAGTTGGCGTTACTCGAGGCTAAAAGGGTAGGCATCAATAAAGCGCTTGTCACTTGTGATGCTGACAACATCGGTTCCCTAAAAGCTATTTTGAAAAACGGTGGAATAGAAGATGAGGAATTTATAGAGGACGATGGTAATGTTGTGAAAAGATTTTGGATTGAGTTATAG
- the putP gene encoding sodium/proline symporter PutP — protein MDIVTLITFIIYLVGMLVIGIVAFRLTNNLSDYVLGGRNLGGSVAALSAGASDMSSWLLLGLPGAMYAGGMNQIWIAIGLAVGAYLNWQFVAKRLRTYTEVAQDSITIPDFLENRFRDKSRVLRVISAFVILIFFTFYTSAGLVGGAILFEQSFGIDYQSALWIGAIVIISYTFLGGFLAVSWTDFFQGILMFFALIVVPIIAINVLGGWNEVVSQVGNIDPGYLNAFTDTTAIGIISLLAWGLGYFGQPHIITRFMAIKSTKDIPKARFVGMSWMVFALYGAIFTGFAGIAYYADAPLENPETVFIAFTQELFNPWIAGILLAAILSAIMSTIDSQLLVSSSAVAEDFYKGIIRKNASQTELVWIGRAAVIIIAIIAILIAQNPESRVLDLVGYAWAGFGAAFGPVIILSLFWKRTTRRGAIAGIVVGALTVIIWSQLEGGIYDLYEIVPGFILCTVAIIIVSLIFGSPTNPSKVVREEFKEATEINTDMES, from the coding sequence ATGGATATTGTTACTTTGATTACGTTTATTATCTATTTAGTCGGGATGTTAGTTATTGGAATTGTTGCATTTCGTTTAACGAATAACCTCTCTGATTATGTTTTAGGGGGGCGAAATTTAGGTGGAAGTGTGGCGGCTTTAAGTGCTGGAGCATCTGATATGAGTAGCTGGCTCTTACTTGGTTTACCAGGCGCTATGTATGCAGGAGGGATGAATCAAATTTGGATTGCCATTGGTTTAGCGGTGGGGGCTTATTTAAATTGGCAGTTCGTTGCTAAACGATTAAGAACTTATACAGAAGTTGCTCAAGATTCCATTACTATTCCAGATTTCTTAGAAAATCGTTTTCGCGACAAATCACGGGTCTTACGTGTGATATCCGCTTTTGTTATTTTGATTTTCTTTACATTTTATACATCGGCCGGCCTTGTAGGAGGAGCAATTTTATTTGAACAATCCTTTGGTATAGACTACCAATCTGCATTATGGATTGGGGCAATCGTCATTATATCGTATACATTTTTAGGAGGATTTTTAGCAGTAAGTTGGACGGATTTTTTCCAGGGGATCTTAATGTTCTTTGCGTTAATTGTTGTACCGATTATCGCAATCAATGTTTTGGGTGGATGGAATGAAGTCGTCAGTCAAGTTGGGAACATAGATCCGGGTTATCTAAACGCGTTTACGGATACAACAGCCATTGGTATTATTTCATTATTAGCATGGGGGTTAGGGTATTTTGGACAACCCCATATCATTACACGATTTATGGCGATAAAATCGACAAAAGATATCCCAAAAGCTAGGTTTGTTGGTATGTCTTGGATGGTGTTTGCTTTATATGGCGCGATTTTTACAGGATTTGCGGGGATCGCCTATTATGCAGACGCACCATTAGAAAATCCGGAAACTGTATTTATAGCGTTCACGCAAGAGCTTTTTAATCCATGGATTGCAGGAATTTTATTAGCTGCGATTCTGTCAGCGATTATGAGTACGATTGATTCTCAGTTGCTTGTATCCTCTAGTGCGGTTGCAGAAGATTTTTACAAAGGAATCATCAGAAAAAATGCAAGTCAAACAGAATTGGTATGGATTGGACGGGCAGCGGTAATTATCATTGCGATTATTGCGATTCTAATTGCTCAAAATCCTGAAAGCAGAGTCTTAGATTTAGTTGGATACGCATGGGCAGGATTTGGAGCAGCTTTTGGCCCGGTTATCATTTTGAGTTTATTTTGGAAGAGAACAACAAGAAGAGGGGCGATTGCTGGAATTGTGGTAGGAGCTTTAACGGTGATCATTTGGTCGCAGCTTGAAGGGGGCATATATGACTTGTATGAAATTGTACCAGGGTTTATTTTATGTACAGTTGCAATCATTATCGTAAGTCTTATATTTGGATCCCCAACAAATCCATCAAAGGTTGTGAGAGAAGAATTTAAAGAGGCAACAGAAATAAATACTGATATGGAATCTTGA
- a CDS encoding GNAT family N-acetyltransferase — protein MNKAPTISGENILLRQPIESDIEDYLKIEHNEELMRMYSGDPANIKPKTRADAERFIQKIKSNPLEWCIEYQGRCIGQARLTVDKRDNRARYAVGLFDPSTWGQGIGQEVTNLVLDFVFHELSLHRLDLRVLEYNKRAIRYYEKCGFIKEGVEREGALIKGKYETDIMMSILDREYFQA, from the coding sequence ATGAACAAAGCACCTACAATTTCAGGGGAAAATATACTACTTCGTCAACCAATTGAAAGTGACATAGAAGACTATCTAAAAATCGAACATAACGAAGAATTAATGAGAATGTATAGCGGGGATCCAGCAAATATTAAGCCAAAAACAAGGGCAGACGCTGAAAGATTTATTCAAAAGATCAAATCCAATCCATTAGAATGGTGTATTGAATATCAAGGCAGATGCATCGGTCAGGCTCGTTTAACTGTAGATAAACGCGACAACCGTGCTCGATATGCCGTTGGATTATTCGATCCCTCCACTTGGGGACAAGGAATCGGTCAGGAAGTAACTAATCTAGTTCTGGATTTTGTATTCCATGAATTATCCTTGCATCGATTAGACTTACGAGTGCTGGAATACAATAAAAGAGCAATTAGGTATTATGAAAAATGTGGATTTATTAAAGAAGGAGTAGAGCGGGAAGGTGCTCTAATCAAAGGAAAATACGAAACAGATATAATGATGAGCATACTAGATCGTGAGTATTTCCAGGCTTGA
- a CDS encoding nuclease-related domain-containing protein, translating to MEHGSVRKSYYLRQLEALIGRLSPHDIPQGLEKAYGRELSGYTGESKLPYHLHMVQYEKLLLYGVRLPWQKHFFQIDNLSIFPKKIFICEVKHLKGRL from the coding sequence TTGGAGCATGGTTCTGTAAGAAAATCTTATTATTTGAGGCAACTGGAAGCACTTATCGGTCGACTCTCACCCCATGACATTCCACAAGGTTTGGAAAAAGCGTATGGCAGAGAATTATCAGGTTATACCGGTGAATCAAAATTACCTTATCACTTACATATGGTACAATATGAAAAACTTCTGTTGTACGGTGTCCGGTTACCATGGCAAAAACACTTTTTCCAAATTGACAATCTATCCATTTTTCCGAAAAAAATCTTCATCTGTGAAGTCAAACACCTGAAAGGCAGACTATAA